Proteins co-encoded in one Flavobacterium fluviale genomic window:
- a CDS encoding AAA family ATPase, whose product MNLNDLTVIDTEKIALDDLFFTDENKLALLQIIKEHEYMEELKKYNLKVDNKILLHGSSGCGKTTTAKAIANTLNKKIIIVNLSTVIDARIGETSKNLKAIFDKAIRERAVLFLDEFDQIGKSRDSDDKDVGEMRRLVNTIIQLFDYFPADSLLICATNHYEIIDSALLRRFQLRLKYEMPSEKQLDIYYDKIVSQFPVDYQNIERRYAISYAEALDYIHTSMKKQIIAALETK is encoded by the coding sequence ATGAACCTGAATGATCTTACCGTAATCGATACCGAAAAAATTGCTTTAGACGATTTGTTTTTTACTGATGAAAATAAATTGGCACTACTCCAAATTATTAAAGAGCATGAATATATGGAGGAATTAAAGAAATACAATCTTAAAGTTGACAATAAGATTTTATTGCACGGAAGTTCTGGATGTGGTAAAACGACGACTGCAAAAGCAATTGCAAATACTTTAAATAAGAAAATTATCATTGTAAACCTCAGCACGGTAATCGATGCGAGAATTGGAGAAACTTCAAAAAATTTAAAAGCAATTTTCGACAAAGCTATTCGAGAAAGAGCTGTTTTATTTTTGGATGAATTTGATCAAATAGGCAAAAGCCGAGACAGCGATGATAAAGATGTAGGCGAAATGAGACGCTTGGTCAATACTATCATTCAGCTTTTTGATTATTTCCCCGCTGATAGTTTATTGATTTGTGCCACGAATCATTATGAAATTATTGACAGCGCTTTATTAAGAAGATTTCAGCTTCGTTTGAAATATGAAATGCCGTCTGAAAAGCAGCTGGATATTTATTACGATAAAATTGTAAGTCAATTTCCTGTTGACTATCAAAATATAGAAAGACGTTATGCTATTTCTTACGCTGAAGCTTTAGATTATATTCATACTTCCATGAAAAAGCAGATTATTGCCGCTTTAGAAACAAAATAA
- a CDS encoding glycosyltransferase — translation MESETIISEQFYSNNSSAISEKSLNSSFFGTKEKTQKVHVERPTSPFGLAVLIATFLLMIAGVYLVFQLQDDFEQFHFERIASTWGLPFLIITTILFFYQTGVFLYSSYLYLRYKSIPSVSDDLLPTCTIIVPAYNEGKLVWDTLMSLAESDYPAEKLQLLAIDDGSKDDTWYWMQEAKAKLGDRVTIFQQPKNAGKRHALYRGFKLGTGEIFVTVDSDSIVKKDTLRNLVSPFVVNKKCGAVAGNVQVLNNKKAILPKMLNVSFVMSFEFQRSAESQAGSVLCTPGALAAYRRDAVFNCLPEWINQTFMGQPSDIGEDRAMTNMILKQGFHVLFQRNAVVLTNVPEDYKGLYKMFIRWSRSNVRENLMMAKYAFKDFRKESKFGARLFFLNQSFKIIMTYPFLLFMLFFIVVHPILFLSSTLLAILVFSSFTMLFYAKRYTLSESFWAYSYSLFYTFSLFWIAPYAIATASKRGWLTRGL, via the coding sequence ATGGAAAGCGAAACAATTATCTCAGAACAATTTTACTCGAACAATAGTTCGGCTATCAGCGAAAAATCATTAAACAGTTCTTTTTTTGGAACTAAAGAAAAAACACAAAAAGTACACGTAGAAAGACCAACAAGTCCGTTTGGATTAGCGGTTCTTATTGCAACATTTTTATTGATGATTGCAGGTGTATATTTAGTATTTCAACTGCAAGACGATTTTGAGCAATTTCATTTTGAAAGAATTGCTTCAACATGGGGATTGCCATTTTTAATTATAACTACAATTTTATTCTTTTATCAAACAGGAGTTTTCTTGTACAGCTCTTATTTATACTTAAGATATAAATCAATTCCATCTGTTTCAGACGATTTACTGCCAACGTGTACCATCATCGTTCCTGCTTATAATGAAGGTAAACTAGTATGGGATACTTTAATGAGCCTTGCAGAAAGTGATTACCCAGCAGAAAAATTACAGCTTTTAGCTATTGACGATGGAAGTAAAGATGATACTTGGTATTGGATGCAGGAAGCAAAAGCAAAATTAGGAGATAGAGTAACCATTTTTCAACAGCCTAAAAATGCAGGTAAACGCCACGCCTTATACAGAGGATTTAAATTAGGAACAGGAGAAATCTTTGTAACTGTAGATAGTGATTCTATTGTTAAAAAAGATACTTTAAGAAACTTAGTAAGTCCGTTTGTAGTAAACAAAAAATGTGGTGCTGTTGCAGGAAACGTTCAGGTTTTGAACAATAAAAAGGCAATTTTACCAAAAATGCTTAATGTAAGTTTCGTAATGAGCTTTGAATTCCAGCGTTCTGCAGAAAGTCAGGCAGGATCTGTATTATGTACTCCAGGAGCTTTAGCAGCTTATAGAAGAGATGCAGTATTTAACTGTCTCCCAGAATGGATCAACCAGACTTTTATGGGACAGCCATCTGATATTGGTGAAGACCGTGCCATGACCAACATGATCTTGAAACAAGGTTTCCATGTATTATTTCAAAGAAATGCAGTTGTATTAACAAACGTGCCGGAAGATTACAAAGGATTATACAAAATGTTTATCAGATGGAGCAGAAGTAACGTTCGTGAAAATCTTATGATGGCTAAATATGCTTTTAAAGATTTTAGAAAAGAATCAAAATTTGGAGCAAGACTTTTCTTTTTAAATCAGTCTTTTAAAATTATAATGACGTACCCGTTCTTATTATTTATGTTGTTCTTTATTGTGGTTCATCCAATATTATTTTTAAGCTCAACATTATTAGCAATCTTGGTTTTCTCAAGTTTTACTATGTTGTTTTATGCAAAAAGATATACGCTTTCAGAATCTTTCTGGGCCTATTCATACAGTCTTTTTTATACTTTCAGTTTATTCTGGATTGCACCTTATGCCATAGCAACAGCTAGCAAAAGAGGTTGGTTAACAAGAGGCTTATAA
- a CDS encoding response regulator produces MNTKHYNLLLADDDEDDCDFFKEALDEISIETSLNMVHDGVQLMDYLKANESKLPDVVFLDLNMPRKNGLECLAEIKDDEKLKELPIIIFSTSLDSEIVNNLYKNGASFYIRKPGDFSKLKKVIENALTNASENNFKQPERAHFILQP; encoded by the coding sequence ATGAATACAAAGCATTACAATCTTTTGTTAGCTGATGATGATGAAGATGACTGTGATTTTTTTAAGGAAGCCCTCGATGAAATTTCCATTGAGACTAGCCTTAACATGGTTCACGACGGCGTACAATTGATGGATTATTTAAAAGCGAACGAATCAAAACTTCCAGATGTTGTTTTTCTTGACTTAAATATGCCTCGAAAAAACGGTCTGGAATGTCTGGCTGAAATCAAAGATGATGAAAAGCTGAAAGAACTTCCAATTATAATTTTCTCGACTTCCTTAGACAGCGAAATTGTAAATAATTTATATAAAAACGGGGCTTCGTTCTACATTCGAAAACCTGGTGATTTTTCCAAACTTAAAAAAGTAATTGAAAACGCACTGACAAACGCATCCGAAAATAATTTTAAACAGCCTGAAAGAGCTCATTTTATACTGCAACCCTAA
- a CDS encoding PAS domain S-box protein — MNRKKKEHYFLSEGGEMGDLIRDADWSKTPLGDPEKWPQSLKTMTAMMLSNPFGMYIAWGKNHTQLYNDAFRPILGALKHPDALGGNSRETFAEIWDTIGPMFADVMKGKSVSFPDFKVSLHRNGYTEDCFFDFSYTPIKIEDGSVGGILVTVIETTEKKIVADALQESNARFVKNIMQAPIAMCIFRGKNHIVEIANQQMLELWGTKAETVINQPIFETLPQLKKQGLDKILHTVFSNGEKITTDELFVQLNRNGQTENTYINFVYEALREADGTISGVAAIATEVTAQVLARSKVEESEQKIRQLVENAPFPIAVYTGKEMRIELANESIIKIWGKGPDVIGKTYKEILPELHNQSIFEQVATVFETGQSFHSRNSRVDIVVDNLLQPFYFNYSFTPLYDVNGKIYGVMNTAADLTDLYSAKQIIEENEQNLSSIVLQAPIGICLVDAATLISEIVNDSFVEVAGKPYEEIAGKHYWDTFAEVKPFYEKELQKVIDEGIPFYANEVEMELIRHGKKEKIFVTFVYSPLKNIDNKVTKIAIWVLDNTPQVTARQEIEEADKRFRNTVKQAPVGITILRGPNHVVEMANEAYLKLVAREESTFVGRPLFDSLPEVKDSVSDLLNTVFTTGIPYHGNEMAIPLNRYGKQGIWYFDFLYHPLKEENGEITGIIVTVTEVSEKVEARKQIELNEDRLKIVVEASELGTWELNVKNRFPIYSKRYLEIIGGYTEDVTLTHEELLAHLHPDDMHIRNKAFKDALSSGVLHYEARVIWKDQSVHWVEGKGKVFYNENKEAEKLIGTVREITEEKKYQQQIEESEKKLRNLIMQSPVPKAILRGDNFVIEMANFALLNNIWKKREADVAGQNILELFPELAKQKYARLLKEVYDSGITYSESESLLYINDINSVSQFYVDFEFAPLRESDNSISGIRLTLIDVTEKVEARKKIEESEKRFRSLTESIPQLIWETDAEGNSLFTSAKWLEYTGIEPEHERSWQDMIHPDDFEENIKIWKHSLSTGEMYRSDVRMRRKDGTYRWHTAIGEPIYNLDNKIIKWVGAFTDIHTEKAFTHELEQQVTARTKELIQMNESLQKSEERYHLMVEEVQEYSILYLNSEGVVENWNVGAEKIKGYKAEEIVGKFFAVFYTEEDQKNKLPQKLLELAREKGKAIHEGWRARKNGNLFWASVVITAVHNKKGEVIGFSKVTHDLTEKKRADDTLKMNALELEQKNNELEEMNKELQSFAYISSHDLQEPLRKIQTFASQIMEKEFQNLSENGKDKFKRMQNAAQRMQTLINDLLAYSRTNVQERVFEKTDLSKIIEEVKEDLKEELEQKSAVIEIQQTSEVDIIPFQFKQLLYNLISNSLKFSNPEVPTVIKINSDISLGENFENEKLIPAKKYCHIKVSDNGIGFEPQYNKKIFEVFQRLHGRDRYNGTGIGLAIVKKIVENHNGIISASGVQNEGASFDIYIPVS, encoded by the coding sequence ATGAACCGTAAAAAAAAGGAACATTATTTTCTGTCCGAAGGAGGAGAAATGGGCGATTTAATTCGTGATGCCGACTGGAGTAAAACGCCTTTGGGAGATCCAGAGAAGTGGCCTCAGAGTTTAAAAACGATGACTGCCATGATGCTCAGCAATCCTTTTGGAATGTATATTGCGTGGGGGAAAAATCATACGCAGTTGTACAATGATGCCTTCCGACCAATTTTAGGTGCTTTAAAACATCCAGACGCATTAGGAGGAAATTCGCGGGAAACATTTGCCGAAATCTGGGATACCATTGGTCCAATGTTCGCAGATGTAATGAAAGGAAAATCGGTTAGTTTTCCAGACTTTAAAGTTTCGCTTCACAGAAATGGATACACAGAAGATTGTTTCTTTGATTTTTCGTACACTCCAATTAAAATCGAAGACGGTTCAGTTGGCGGTATTTTGGTTACCGTAATAGAAACTACAGAAAAGAAAATTGTTGCAGATGCCTTACAGGAAAGTAATGCAAGATTTGTCAAAAATATTATGCAGGCGCCTATCGCGATGTGTATTTTTAGAGGAAAAAATCATATCGTTGAAATCGCCAATCAGCAAATGCTGGAACTTTGGGGAACAAAGGCAGAAACCGTTATTAACCAGCCCATTTTTGAGACTCTGCCTCAATTAAAAAAACAAGGTCTTGACAAAATTCTGCATACTGTTTTTAGTAACGGCGAAAAAATTACAACTGACGAACTGTTTGTTCAACTAAATCGAAATGGGCAGACAGAAAACACCTATATCAATTTTGTTTATGAAGCTTTAAGAGAAGCAGACGGAACAATTTCTGGTGTCGCAGCAATTGCAACCGAAGTTACAGCGCAGGTTCTCGCACGTTCTAAAGTTGAAGAAAGTGAACAAAAAATACGACAATTGGTTGAAAATGCCCCATTTCCTATCGCAGTTTATACTGGTAAAGAAATGCGTATTGAACTTGCCAATGAATCGATTATAAAAATTTGGGGAAAAGGTCCAGACGTAATAGGAAAAACATATAAAGAAATTCTTCCCGAATTACACAATCAATCTATTTTTGAACAGGTTGCCACTGTTTTTGAAACAGGACAATCCTTTCATTCCAGAAACAGCCGAGTTGACATTGTAGTCGATAATTTATTACAGCCCTTCTATTTCAATTACAGCTTTACGCCTTTGTATGACGTAAACGGAAAAATCTATGGCGTAATGAATACCGCCGCAGACCTTACAGATTTATATTCGGCCAAACAGATAATAGAAGAAAATGAGCAGAATTTAAGCAGTATCGTTCTTCAGGCGCCAATCGGAATTTGTTTAGTTGATGCAGCTACGTTGATAAGCGAAATTGTAAATGATAGTTTTGTCGAAGTTGCCGGAAAACCTTATGAAGAAATTGCTGGAAAACACTATTGGGATACTTTTGCCGAAGTAAAACCGTTTTACGAAAAAGAACTTCAAAAAGTAATTGATGAAGGAATTCCGTTTTATGCCAACGAGGTAGAAATGGAACTTATCAGACATGGCAAAAAAGAAAAAATATTTGTCACTTTTGTTTATTCTCCCTTAAAAAATATAGATAATAAGGTTACCAAAATAGCGATTTGGGTTCTAGACAACACTCCGCAAGTTACTGCCAGACAAGAAATTGAAGAAGCAGATAAACGTTTTAGAAATACCGTAAAACAAGCTCCCGTTGGAATTACAATTTTACGCGGTCCCAACCACGTAGTAGAAATGGCCAACGAAGCTTATTTAAAATTAGTGGCCCGCGAAGAAAGTACTTTTGTAGGCAGACCTTTATTTGACTCTTTGCCAGAAGTAAAAGATTCTGTCAGTGATCTTTTGAATACTGTTTTTACCACTGGAATTCCGTATCATGGAAACGAAATGGCTATTCCTTTAAATCGATATGGCAAACAAGGAATCTGGTATTTTGATTTTCTTTATCATCCGCTGAAGGAAGAAAATGGCGAAATTACTGGTATTATCGTAACGGTAACAGAAGTCAGCGAGAAAGTAGAAGCTAGAAAACAAATAGAACTAAACGAAGACCGTCTTAAAATTGTTGTAGAAGCCAGCGAATTGGGAACTTGGGAACTGAATGTTAAAAACAGATTTCCAATTTATTCTAAAAGATATCTCGAAATTATTGGCGGTTATACAGAAGACGTTACGCTTACTCATGAAGAATTACTGGCACATCTTCACCCAGATGATATGCATATTCGAAATAAAGCATTTAAAGATGCATTAAGTTCTGGTGTACTTCATTACGAAGCACGAGTGATTTGGAAAGATCAATCGGTGCACTGGGTAGAAGGAAAAGGTAAAGTTTTTTATAATGAAAATAAAGAAGCTGAAAAACTCATTGGAACTGTTAGGGAAATAACGGAAGAAAAAAAATATCAGCAGCAAATTGAAGAAAGCGAAAAAAAATTACGCAATCTGATTATGCAGTCACCTGTGCCTAAAGCAATTTTACGAGGAGATAATTTTGTAATCGAAATGGCGAATTTTGCCCTCTTAAATAATATTTGGAAAAAAAGGGAAGCCGATGTTGCAGGACAAAATATTTTAGAATTATTTCCTGAACTTGCAAAACAAAAATACGCACGCTTGTTAAAAGAAGTGTATGACTCTGGAATAACTTATTCAGAATCAGAATCGCTTCTTTATATAAATGACATCAATTCTGTCTCACAATTTTATGTTGATTTTGAATTTGCGCCCCTCCGCGAAAGCGATAATTCAATTTCTGGAATTAGATTGACGCTTATTGACGTTACAGAAAAAGTTGAAGCCAGAAAAAAAATCGAAGAAAGCGAGAAGAGATTTCGTTCTTTAACAGAAAGTATTCCGCAGCTGATTTGGGAAACAGATGCTGAAGGAAATTCCCTTTTTACATCGGCAAAATGGCTTGAATATACTGGTATTGAACCCGAACATGAAAGATCTTGGCAAGATATGATTCACCCAGATGATTTTGAGGAAAATATCAAAATATGGAAACATTCCCTTTCCACTGGAGAAATGTATCGATCTGATGTTAGAATGCGAAGAAAAGACGGAACATACAGATGGCACACTGCTATTGGAGAACCAATTTACAATCTGGACAATAAAATTATAAAATGGGTTGGTGCTTTTACCGATATTCATACCGAAAAAGCATTTACACACGAGCTGGAACAACAAGTTACGGCTCGAACAAAAGAATTAATCCAAATGAACGAATCACTCCAAAAAAGTGAAGAACGTTATCATTTAATGGTCGAAGAAGTTCAGGAATATTCCATTTTATACTTAAACTCTGAAGGAGTTGTTGAAAATTGGAATGTGGGAGCCGAAAAGATAAAAGGTTATAAAGCAGAGGAAATTGTTGGAAAATTCTTTGCTGTTTTTTATACCGAAGAGGATCAGAAAAATAAACTGCCGCAAAAGCTTTTAGAACTGGCTAGAGAAAAAGGCAAAGCAATTCATGAAGGCTGGCGCGCCAGAAAAAACGGAAACTTATTTTGGGCAAGTGTTGTTATTACTGCTGTTCATAATAAAAAAGGCGAAGTGATTGGTTTTTCTAAAGTGACGCACGATCTAACGGAGAAAAAAAGAGCCGATGATACCTTAAAAATGAACGCTTTAGAATTGGAGCAAAAAAACAATGAACTGGAAGAAATGAACAAAGAACTTCAGTCATTTGCTTATATTTCTAGTCATGATTTGCAGGAACCGCTGCGTAAAATCCAGACTTTTGCGTCTCAGATCATGGAGAAGGAATTTCAAAATTTATCGGAAAATGGAAAGGATAAATTTAAAAGAATGCAAAACGCAGCACAGCGTATGCAGACTTTGATTAATGATTTACTTGCTTATTCGAGAACAAATGTTCAAGAACGTGTATTTGAAAAAACAGATCTTTCTAAAATAATTGAAGAAGTAAAAGAAGATTTAAAAGAAGAATTGGAACAAAAATCTGCTGTTATTGAAATACAACAGACTTCGGAAGTTGATATAATTCCGTTTCAATTCAAGCAATTATTATACAATTTGATCAGCAATTCGTTGAAATTTTCAAATCCAGAAGTTCCAACTGTGATTAAAATTAACAGCGATATTTCTCTGGGTGAAAATTTTGAAAATGAAAAATTGATTCCGGCGAAAAAATACTGCCACATCAAAGTATCTGATAACGGAATTGGTTTTGAACCCCAATACAACAAGAAAATATTTGAAGTTTTTCAACGCTTACATGGACGAGACCGGTATAACGGAACTGGAATTGGCTTAGCAATTGTGAAAAAAATTGTAGAAAACCATAACGGAATCATCAGCGCTTCAGGAGTACAAAATGAAGGAGCTTCTTTCGATATTTATATTCCGGTAAGCTAA
- a CDS encoding lipocalin family protein — MKSRNILFAMALGLGMFATSCSSDDNEGETIVPLQGKYNLSKTGTMVGTEEVLIDAIENAPGCSRDYLDLRLSNAAVYGDYDGSNCALVETTGTYVRSHNDLTVTIGGITTTSDIMNLTNKELKLKDKATGVITVYTR; from the coding sequence ATGAAAAGTAGAAACATATTATTTGCAATGGCTTTAGGCTTAGGAATGTTTGCAACGTCTTGCAGCAGCGATGATAACGAAGGAGAAACAATTGTTCCATTACAAGGAAAATACAACTTAAGCAAAACAGGTACAATGGTTGGTACTGAAGAAGTATTAATTGACGCTATAGAAAATGCACCAGGATGCAGCAGAGATTATTTAGATCTAAGATTAAGTAATGCGGCAGTTTATGGTGATTATGATGGAAGTAACTGTGCATTAGTAGAAACTACAGGAACTTATGTAAGATCTCATAATGATTTAACTGTTACTATTGGTGGTATTACTACAACTAGTGATATCATGAACCTTACAAACAAAGAACTAAAATTAAAAGATAAAGCAACTGGTGTAATTACTGTTTATACTAGATAA